In Thermus aquaticus, the sequence CCGGGGCCGCATCCTGAACCTGGCCCTCGAGGGCCGCTACGAGATCGTGGAGCACAAGCCCGCCGTGGCCGTCATCGCCCTCAAGGAGGGCAAGATGCTCTTCGTGCGCCAGATGCGCCCCGCCGTCGGCCTCGCCCCCTTGGAGATTCCCGCCGGGCTCATAGAGCCGGGCGAGGACCCCCTCGAGGCCGCCCGAAGGGAGCTGGCCGAGGAAACGGGGCTAAAGGGAGACCTCACCTACCTCTTCAGCTACTACGTCTCCCCCGGCTTCACCGACGAGAAGACCCACGTCTTC encodes:
- a CDS encoding NUDIX hydrolase, translated to RGRILNLALEGRYEIVEHKPAVAVIALKEGKMLFVRQMRPAVGLAPLEIPAGLIEPGEDPLEAARRELAEETGLKGDLTYLFSYYVSPGFTDEKTHVFLAENLEESQATPDEDEAIEVVWMPPEEALFRHRRGELEFSATGIVGVLYYHAFLRGR